The genomic window GAAATAAATTAAGTTTACTAAATATTTTCACATTCAACATCATTACGCAAAATAGGCATCTCAAGATTGCTAATTGTGTTTATCTTATATATTGAAGAGTTTATCTTATTaagacatagtagcctacattacacAACAATACTATACTTGTGGTTTCAATTAAAATTGGGGTGATTTAAGGTTGAAATGCACGTCTTTTTATATCACCATCCAACTGACTGAATTAAATGACATCTGACAACTaaacaatttattttcattcgtagaaccagagcccgtctattagacattctctggtagaaCTAAATAGCCTGTCTATCACATTATTGAACATTCGCTCCGAAGGCCAATCATTTCTGCTGTTTTCCCACTCCAATCCACATGGGGCACTGAAGAAAACCATGGTTGATATCGACAGAACGAAGAAGGATATTTTTTCAGTTCTGGAAAGACGTGTGTaaacaaagattgttaaggcgtaAACACAGACTAGAAACATATGGAACTAGTAAAGATCCTCTGATTGACACTTAACTAGTTACATTACCATTTTTGCAAGTATGTGTTTGAGTAGATCTAGCTTACAACGACCTCGTTTTATGCATCACTCCTGGCTGAGTAGTCTATTTTAAACACAAACTTGAGCTAATGAAGTCCAACGTTAGAGAATAGAAAGTTGAAGAGAACGTTATAGGCTATCGCTGTGCGTTTGAGATATGACGAAGGGAATATAACAACCATGGATGCAGTAAGTGCTTTTACAATGTATATCCTTTCATGTAACAACATGCTATATAATTGAACAGCTTTCATCTTAAAGGATATGGCAGATACTTTCACTTCTTTGCTGACACAGTGTGTGCTGATTGGAGACTCGAAACTAATTATCTGCTTAAACCTGTTCTCATTTAAAGTGTGAGAGACTTGATTTGGCATTACAAGACTTGTTGAAGTTAAGGGAGAATGAAGTGGAGTTCGTCAGCGCATTGCGAGATCACATCGAGTCCAACCGGCAGTTGAAGCTTCAAGTCGAAGACCTCCACAAGAGGCTGGAAGAGAAAGAAGGACAACTCGACGAGGCTAAAAGGGTGAGACAAAGAAGAGACAATTTATGTTTGTTCTTTCTGCATGAAAGTATTTTTCAttgccctcccctcccctcccctcccctcccctcccttctcctaATTAGACCATCAGAGCTTTGAGAGGCGATGTTCAGACACTACAGGAACAGGTGACCATGCGTAAGAGGTATGATGATTTGACCATATTGTGTAATAATACATTATATGTTTCATAACCTATGCATATgtattacaaggatacaaggatacaaggaagtttattgtcacatgcatatagttactggaagtaagaaatgcagtgaaattatgtctggtgtcagcctatttgtgcattaatggggggggtaaaaagtgcagtagaagaggggtttagtagattaagtggcaagggctgcataaaaaaggtgggggaggattgggattgggtggggggcaccaacaaggagcacccaagagcaacaggggcaaggaaaaactcccttaccaaggaagaaaccttgggcagatccacggctcaaggggctaacccaactgccaggggtcttggtgtgtgtgttggggggatgacaggggagatgggatagtgtgctgtgtatgtggggagagggcagtgtgcaatatgtgtgttggagaagcttcctcatgagacaatgtgctgtgtattgaggggggggcagtgtgctgtaagtatgttggggatgtgtgttggagaagcttcctgatgaaataatgtgctgtgtatgtaggggggggggggggggggggggggcagggacttactattgcaagcagagtactgtatgtaatgtatgtgagtgatgacagtgaagatgtgtgtgtgggcgggaggggagtggagcagtgactgtgtgtgtgtgtgtgtgtgtagtgtgtaggtgggtaggtgggggcagtgtgctgtaagtatgtagaggatgtgtgttggagaagatcctgaagacaatgtgctgtgtatgtggggggggggggggggggcagtgtgcagcaagtatgtagaggaggcttactgtagcaagcagtgtgctgtatgtatgtgaagtgatgacagtgatgatgtaagtgtgtgtgttggggggggtcagggacttactattgcaagcagagtactgtatgcaatgtatgtgagtgataacagtgaagatgtgtgtgtgggcgggagtggagcagtgactgtgtgtgtgtgtgtagtgtgtgtgtagtgtgctgtaagtatgtagaggatgtgtgttggagaagatcctgaagacaatgtgctgtgtatgtgggggggggggggcagtgtgcagcaagtatgtagaggagtgctgtatgtatgtgaagtgatgacagtgatgatgtaagtgtgtgtgttgggggtggggtggggtgggggggaagaaaggctaggcaatcaaggacatgggtagatggaggagaaatcaaaaataataaataaaaagtgtgcaaaagttggagaaagtcagatatgtgtgtgtgtgtgtgtgtgtgtgtgtgttttgacgtgtgatgaaataagaaaataaataaaaggtctgtagcatagggagagggatgtaaaagtgtaaaagtgctaaaagtcttgtaggtgtgtgtgggtgtgtgtgtgtgggggggggggggggggtcatgagtgctgaggagtgaatgagtgcaaagtcagtatagtgtgagttcagagttgggaaatgtttgagagtgctgaggagtgaatgtgtgcaaagtcagtatagtgtgagttcagagttcggatggcctggggataaaaacttctcctgagtctctcagttctggctttgtgactacataggcgtcttcttgatttcagcggtaggaataatccattgttaggatgagaagagtccttcagaatcttttgggctcttaggagtactcttctggaatagatatcttgtagagcagggagttgagttcttatagtacgttcagctgagcgcactactctctgcagagtactacattTGATTAGATTTGATTTGATTAGATTTGCTAATCTAAGTCTATGCCATGTTTTGCAACTTGTGCTGAAGCATTAAAAGTAAGTCAATTTATCTCCTTATTTTTCCAACACAGAAACTACCGGAAAATACTGAGAAAGGCCCCACCCACAAGAAGTAAAGATGAAATCCAGATGCGGGTATGTCCCTCTCATCAACATATATTGAACCTCTTTTCTCACTGCCATTTTCTTTTcacagtgtgttttaattcattTTCAGGCTCACACGAATCCACCCACCATGGCCATCTCATGTACCTCAGAGTGTCCTGAATCTGTGGATGACACCAAAGAGAAGTCTTCAGCGGCGGTGCCAGTCGTAGGGATGGACTGCTGTGGACAGGGGGCAGTAGATGAGGACACTTTTGACAACGATGGAGATAGTGACTTCATTCCTAATTGTATGGATGCAAAATTGAAGAATCAGAAAGAAGTCATATGTAAACACACTGTAGCTGCCTCGTTATATTCCTATGGACCTCTTAATCACAAATGGTTGAGCATGAAAAATGATATAAGTAAATCATTGTCATTCCGTGTCTGTTGTGTTTCAGATGAAGAAATTCAGTCTTGTTCTGATGATGAGAATATCCTCGCACCCTCCAAGAAACGACGACAACCCAAAAGGATTGTGGTCAAGAAACAGCACCATACCTGTGGGGTCTGTCATCAGACATTTTGGAAACTGAGAGGGCTCAGAGCACACCAGAGGAGTCACAAGGACAAAAACGTCGCTCCACGACCGAAACCAAGAAAGCGCCACTGTCCGCTGAAGGAAGAGGAAGGAGCCGAAAAGCCGCCACCTCCTCTTGGGAAGCCGTACGAGTGCAACGAGTGCGGAAAGAGTTTCCGGACTTTAAGTCACCTCACCGTCCACCACAGGATCCACACGGGAGAGAAACCATACTCTTGCACAAAATGCGAGAAGACGTTCGCCCAGAAGAACGGCGTTATGACGCACCTGGTGAGCCACGCTAGCAAGGACACGCCGATACCGTGCCCGCACTGCCAGGTGACGTACACGTCGTCAACGTCACTCAGGCAACACATCGCGAGCCACAGGAAGGAAAACCGAAACATGTGCTCGAAATGCGGGGTGGTGTTCGCCAGTGCGGCCGAGCTGAAGGAGCACAAGGCGACACACGCGTCCGAGCGCTTGCTCTCGTGTCCGCACTGCGGCAAGAAATTCCGCAACACGTCGGGCCTCAAGGAgcacgtgcgcacgcacacggGCGAGCGCCCCTACCTGTGCCACGACTGCGGACGCTCGTTCAGCTGCGCGCAGCACCTCAAGACACACCggcgcacacacactggtgaGCGGCCGTACGCGTGTGCCGTGTGTGGCGAACGCTTCGCCCAGGGCATCACGCTGCGCAAGCACCAGCTGCGGCACACGGGAGAGAAGCCTCACCTGTGCTCGCTGTGCGGCAAGGCCTTCGCCCGCGCTGAGGTGCTCAAGACGCACATGCGCGTGCACACCGGCGAGAAGCCGTATCGCTGCATTGTGTGTGGACAGGCCTTTCGCTACGTGCAGACCCTGCAGTCACACCACATGCGCATGCACAGGAAAGACGAAGACACTTCTGGAGCTGCGGGCACATAGAGGGCAAGCAGCTCTTTTGGGCTGCTTCAAATGCATGGAGGGCATGGTTAGCTATCAGTCAGTCATAAGTGTCAGTAACACATGCAATATAAGGGTTCAGGTTCTTTGGGGTTCTGTAGTGTCAGTATCACAGGAAAGATTGGGTTCTGTATGTCAAGTATCCTCTGTATGTTGTTGCCCTGTATGTCACAGGAAGTAATTAACTGTTCAATGTCTATTCTATCCTGCTGAGAAACTTGCTGCTTATAATTCAGTGTTAAAATGTATCCATTAAGCCATGTCATTTTACATGTGGAGGTGAAGGCCTGGGCTCCCGCAAGAGCACTGCAGGTTCTAGCACAACAGTGTGGCGTGGGATTAATGTTGACTGCTGAAATAAAAGCAGGTTTTTCTGTTGTTCTTGATCCATGGACTGTTAGTTATTCTTGTTTACATGAGAGCAgcaattttgtgttttttttacacatgGCAGATTTCATGGCACATTTTAATGGGAGTGGCCAAAGGATATGGGTAGGGTTTCAAGTATTTTAGTGTTGAGGAATGTCACAGCTTACACGGCATTAGGGGCGAGACTCGTTCACCATCTGGAAATATTATACAGTATCTTAAGTCTATTTCCCTATTTCATCAAGCATCACTGCTTGTCAT from Alosa sapidissima isolate fAloSap1 chromosome 9, fAloSap1.pri, whole genome shotgun sequence includes these protein-coding regions:
- the LOC121718299 gene encoding zinc finger protein 391-like isoform X3, with the translated sequence MRAHTNPPTMAISCTSECPESVDDTKEKSSAAVPVVGMDCCGQGAVDEDTFDNDGDSDFIPNCMDAKLKNQKEVIYEEIQSCSDDENILAPSKKRRQPKRIVVKKQHHTCGVCHQTFWKLRGLRAHQRSHKDKNVAPRPKPRKRHCPLKEEEGAEKPPPPLGKPYECNECGKSFRTLSHLTVHHRIHTGEKPYSCTKCEKTFAQKNGVMTHLVSHASKDTPIPCPHCQVTYTSSTSLRQHIASHRKENRNMCSKCGVVFASAAELKEHKATHASERLLSCPHCGKKFRNTSGLKEHVRTHTGERPYLCHDCGRSFSCAQHLKTHRRTHTGERPYACAVCGERFAQGITLRKHQLRHTGEKPHLCSLCGKAFARAEVLKTHMRVHTGEKPYRCIVCGQAFRYVQTLQSHHMRMHRKDEDTSGAAGT
- the LOC121718299 gene encoding zinc finger and SCAN domain-containing protein 2-like isoform X2 → MDACERLDLALQDLLKLRENEVEFVSALRDHIESNRQLKLQVEDLHKRLEEKEGQLDEAKRTIRALRGDVQTLQEQVTMRKRNYRKILRKAPPTRSKDEIQMRAHTNPPTMAISCTSECPESVDDTKEKSSAAVPVVGMDCCGQGAVDEDTFDNDGDSDFIPNYEEIQSCSDDENILAPSKKRRQPKRIVVKKQHHTCGVCHQTFWKLRGLRAHQRSHKDKNVAPRPKPRKRHCPLKEEEGAEKPPPPLGKPYECNECGKSFRTLSHLTVHHRIHTGEKPYSCTKCEKTFAQKNGVMTHLVSHASKDTPIPCPHCQVTYTSSTSLRQHIASHRKENRNMCSKCGVVFASAAELKEHKATHASERLLSCPHCGKKFRNTSGLKEHVRTHTGERPYLCHDCGRSFSCAQHLKTHRRTHTGERPYACAVCGERFAQGITLRKHQLRHTGEKPHLCSLCGKAFARAEVLKTHMRVHTGEKPYRCIVCGQAFRYVQTLQSHHMRMHRKDEDTSGAAGT
- the LOC121718299 gene encoding zinc finger protein 135-like isoform X1 gives rise to the protein MDACERLDLALQDLLKLRENEVEFVSALRDHIESNRQLKLQVEDLHKRLEEKEGQLDEAKRTIRALRGDVQTLQEQVTMRKRNYRKILRKAPPTRSKDEIQMRAHTNPPTMAISCTSECPESVDDTKEKSSAAVPVVGMDCCGQGAVDEDTFDNDGDSDFIPNCMDAKLKNQKEVIYEEIQSCSDDENILAPSKKRRQPKRIVVKKQHHTCGVCHQTFWKLRGLRAHQRSHKDKNVAPRPKPRKRHCPLKEEEGAEKPPPPLGKPYECNECGKSFRTLSHLTVHHRIHTGEKPYSCTKCEKTFAQKNGVMTHLVSHASKDTPIPCPHCQVTYTSSTSLRQHIASHRKENRNMCSKCGVVFASAAELKEHKATHASERLLSCPHCGKKFRNTSGLKEHVRTHTGERPYLCHDCGRSFSCAQHLKTHRRTHTGERPYACAVCGERFAQGITLRKHQLRHTGEKPHLCSLCGKAFARAEVLKTHMRVHTGEKPYRCIVCGQAFRYVQTLQSHHMRMHRKDEDTSGAAGT